One Deinococcus aerophilus DNA window includes the following coding sequences:
- the ilvA gene encoding threonine ammonia-lyase, biosynthetic: MTQTQDFTPGTMDAMDVLRLALTGKVYGAAIETPISEAPGLSERTGNRVLLKREDQQPIFSFKLRGAYNKMAQLTAVERERGVICASAGNHAQGVAFAAQKLGLRAVIVMPATTPEIKVQACRARGAEVVLYGDSFSDAESHAYGLQKERGLTFVHPYDDPLVLAGQATVALELLRQVATEGGYTVFVPVGGGGLIAGVASVIKALRPDVRVVGVEPDDSDAMYQSLQAGARVRLDSVGIFVDGVAVKQVGAYTFDLTRRYVDDWVRVDTDGVCAAIKDVFDDTRAVMEPAGALAVAGLKKYAAEHGLRDETLVALTCGANVNFDRLRHVSERAEIGEQREAILAVTIPERPGAFREFIEVVGARTITEFNYRYAPRAEAQIFVGVQLSQASQRGELMDTLISRGYSVTDLTGDELAKVHVRHMVGGRAPEAEGERVYSFTFPERPGALLEFLTHLHGRWNISLFHYRNHGSSHGRVLAGIQVPEGDGADFAAFLRGLGYPASEMTHNPAYRLFLT; encoded by the coding sequence ATGACCCAGACCCAGGACTTCACCCCCGGAACCATGGACGCGATGGACGTGCTGCGGCTGGCCCTCACCGGCAAGGTGTACGGCGCGGCCATCGAGACGCCCATCAGCGAGGCGCCCGGCCTCAGCGAACGGACCGGCAACCGCGTGCTGCTCAAGCGCGAGGATCAGCAGCCCATCTTTTCTTTCAAGCTGCGCGGGGCGTACAACAAGATGGCCCAGCTCACGGCGGTGGAGCGAGAACGCGGCGTGATCTGCGCCTCGGCGGGCAACCACGCGCAGGGGGTGGCCTTTGCGGCGCAGAAATTGGGGCTGCGGGCGGTGATCGTGATGCCCGCGACGACCCCCGAGATCAAGGTGCAGGCGTGCCGGGCACGCGGGGCCGAGGTGGTGCTGTACGGCGACAGTTTCAGCGACGCGGAATCCCACGCCTACGGACTGCAAAAGGAGCGGGGGCTGACCTTCGTGCATCCCTACGACGATCCGCTGGTGCTCGCCGGCCAGGCCACGGTGGCGCTGGAACTGCTGCGGCAGGTGGCAACGGAGGGCGGGTACACCGTGTTCGTGCCGGTGGGCGGCGGCGGATTGATCGCGGGCGTGGCGAGCGTGATCAAGGCGCTGCGCCCCGACGTGCGGGTGGTGGGCGTGGAACCCGACGACAGCGACGCGATGTACCAGAGCCTGCAGGCGGGTGCGCGGGTGCGGCTGGACTCGGTGGGCATCTTTGTGGACGGGGTGGCCGTCAAGCAGGTGGGGGCCTACACCTTCGACCTGACGCGGCGCTACGTGGACGACTGGGTGCGGGTGGACACCGACGGAGTGTGTGCGGCCATCAAGGACGTGTTCGACGACACGCGGGCCGTGATGGAGCCGGCCGGGGCGCTGGCGGTGGCCGGCCTCAAGAAGTACGCCGCCGAGCATGGGCTGCGGGACGAGACCCTGGTGGCCCTGACCTGCGGCGCCAACGTCAACTTTGACCGTCTGCGCCACGTTTCCGAGCGCGCCGAGATCGGCGAGCAGCGCGAGGCCATCCTCGCGGTCACCATTCCCGAGCGGCCCGGCGCCTTTCGCGAGTTCATCGAGGTGGTCGGTGCCCGCACCATCACCGAGTTCAACTACCGCTACGCGCCGCGCGCCGAGGCGCAGATCTTCGTGGGCGTGCAGCTCTCGCAGGCCTCGCAGCGCGGAGAACTGATGGACACCCTGATCTCGCGCGGCTACTCGGTCACTGACCTGACCGGCGACGAGCTGGCCAAGGTCCACGTGCGCCACATGGTGGGGGGCCGCGCGCCCGAGGCCGAGGGCGAGCGGGTCTACTCGTTTACCTTTCCCGAGCGGCCCGGCGCCCTGCTGGAATTCCTGACCCACCTGCATGGGCGCTGGAACATCAGCCTGTTTCACTACCGCAACCACGGCAGCTCGCACGGGCGGGTGCTGGCCGGCATTCAGGTGCCCGAGGGGGACGGAGCCGACTTCGCCGCCTTTCTGCGCGGCCTGGGCTACCCGGCGAGCGAGATGACCCACAACCCGGCGTACCGGCTGTTCCTAACGTGA
- a CDS encoding sensor histidine kinase, whose product MTELRRGMGWTGILLWTALAANSLLAPPSREGLTPEELLPWGAAMLGFLAAFLTVTVVQDRPRWRRRALQLVALESVLALQANQLLDGNSVLAGLLLLTAAQVGILVPVRWALVWVGAQTVALLSVFLSYWSVSDAWSYGTGYLCFQLFAVTTGQTAVREIQARQQLAAVVAELRATRALLGQASRQAERLQISRELHDLMGHHLTALGMNLQVALHRDLPGAARPPVEQAAELARMLLGDVRAAVRGMRETATCDVRAEIEALSQTVSVPVHLTFPSGFSVPCPVQSQVLLRTVQEILTNALRHAGARQVWLTFGGGPDSSGARQLTLHARDDGHVARHFTPGCGLTGMRERLESVGGSLEVRVRPGEPLELFARLPLPGSSPHATVPHATGGAP is encoded by the coding sequence TTGACCGAACTCCGGCGTGGCATGGGCTGGACCGGAATTCTGCTGTGGACTGCCCTGGCCGCCAACTCACTACTGGCTCCCCCCAGCCGTGAGGGCCTGACCCCCGAGGAACTGCTGCCGTGGGGCGCGGCCATGCTGGGATTCCTGGCCGCGTTTCTGACGGTGACCGTGGTGCAGGACCGGCCCAGGTGGCGGCGGCGGGCGCTGCAACTGGTGGCGCTGGAATCGGTGCTGGCGCTGCAGGCCAACCAGTTGCTGGACGGCAACAGCGTGCTGGCCGGCCTGCTGCTGCTGACCGCTGCGCAGGTGGGCATTCTCGTGCCCGTTCGCTGGGCACTGGTGTGGGTGGGCGCACAGACCGTAGCGCTGCTGAGCGTGTTTCTGAGCTACTGGAGTGTCTCGGACGCTTGGTCGTACGGCACCGGCTACCTGTGTTTTCAGCTGTTCGCCGTGACCACCGGGCAGACCGCCGTGCGCGAGATCCAGGCCCGGCAGCAGCTGGCCGCGGTGGTGGCGGAACTGCGCGCCACCCGCGCCCTGCTGGGCCAGGCCAGCCGGCAGGCCGAGCGCCTGCAGATCTCCCGTGAGCTGCACGACCTGATGGGCCACCACCTGACCGCGCTGGGCATGAACCTGCAGGTCGCCCTGCACCGGGATCTGCCGGGGGCGGCCCGACCGCCGGTAGAGCAGGCTGCCGAGCTGGCCCGCATGCTGCTGGGCGACGTGCGGGCCGCCGTGCGCGGCATGCGGGAAACAGCCACCTGCGACGTCCGCGCCGAGATCGAGGCGCTGAGTCAGACCGTGTCTGTGCCGGTGCATCTGACCTTTCCGTCCGGCTTCAGCGTGCCGTGTCCCGTGCAGTCACAGGTGCTGCTGCGAACCGTGCAGGAAATCCTGACCAACGCCCTGCGCCACGCCGGAGCGCGGCAGGTGTGGCTGACATTCGGCGGTGGCCCGGACAGCAGCGGGGCAAGGCAGCTGACCCTGCATGCCCGCGATGACGGCCACGTTGCGCGGCACTTCACCCCCGGCTGTGGCCTGACCGGCATGCGCGAACGTCTGGAAAGCGTCGGGGGAAGCCTGGAGGTGCGGGTGCGGCCCGGCGAGCCGCTGGAACTGTTCGCCCGCCTGCCGCTGCCCGGCTCCTCTCCCCACGCCACCGTCCCTCACGCCACAGGAGGCGCTCCATGA
- a CDS encoding flavin monoamine oxidase family protein: protein MIPDSVNPDVIVVGAGLAGLTAARRLSGAGRRVRVLEARERVGGRTHTLRLPATGLSVDMGGQWVGPNQPHVMALIRELGLEVYPTHDEGQNLALIGGRLLRYRGLIPPLPPLVLADYALLSHRFEALARTIPLEAPWTAPDAAELDAQTFDTWIGKNACTPQVRALMRLYAGAVFSADPAELSLLHALAYTAHGGGINGHTLTRGHALQDRVLGGAGGIAQRLADDLEDVRLDSPVARVEQDKEGVTLHTPAGAHRAGRVIIAVPPTLLSGLPFAPPLPARRAQLQQRLPMGTVIKFMAVYERPFWRGQGLSGMAISDTGPVTVTFDNSPPQGSPGVLLGFIEGSEARGLMDMGEAERREAALHSLARLFGDEALTPTETVQRDWTAEPFSGGCYGALFGPGVWTGHGEALRAPVGRIHWAGAETARVWMNYMDGAVESGERAAAEVLEGQ from the coding sequence ATGATTCCAGACAGCGTGAACCCGGACGTCATCGTGGTGGGAGCGGGACTGGCGGGGTTGACGGCGGCGCGGCGGCTGAGTGGGGCGGGGCGGCGGGTGCGGGTGCTGGAAGCCCGGGAGCGGGTCGGCGGGCGCACGCACACGCTGCGCTTGCCCGCTACCGGCCTGAGCGTGGACATGGGCGGGCAGTGGGTCGGGCCCAACCAGCCGCATGTGATGGCCCTGATCCGGGAGTTGGGGCTGGAGGTGTACCCGACCCATGATGAGGGGCAGAATCTGGCGCTGATTGGCGGCAGGCTGCTGCGCTACCGGGGCCTGATTCCTCCGCTGCCGCCGCTGGTGCTGGCCGACTACGCGCTGCTGTCCCACAGATTCGAGGCGCTGGCGCGGACCATTCCGCTGGAGGCTCCCTGGACCGCCCCGGACGCTGCCGAGCTGGACGCGCAGACCTTCGACACCTGGATCGGCAAGAACGCCTGCACGCCGCAGGTCCGTGCGCTGATGCGGCTGTACGCCGGGGCAGTCTTCAGCGCCGACCCCGCCGAGCTGAGCCTGCTGCACGCCCTGGCCTATACGGCGCACGGCGGCGGCATCAACGGCCACACCCTGACGCGCGGCCACGCCCTGCAGGACCGGGTGCTGGGCGGCGCGGGCGGAATCGCGCAGCGGCTGGCCGACGACCTGGAGGACGTGAGACTGGACTCCCCGGTGGCCCGCGTCGAGCAGGACAAGGAGGGCGTCACGCTGCACACCCCGGCCGGAGCGCACCGTGCCGGGCGCGTCATCATCGCTGTGCCGCCCACGCTGCTCTCCGGGCTGCCCTTCGCCCCCCCGCTGCCCGCCCGCCGCGCACAGTTGCAGCAGAGGCTGCCGATGGGCACGGTGATCAAGTTCATGGCCGTCTATGAGCGGCCCTTCTGGCGTGGGCAGGGACTGAGCGGCATGGCGATCAGCGATACCGGGCCGGTCACGGTGACCTTTGACAACAGCCCGCCGCAGGGGTCGCCGGGCGTGCTGCTGGGCTTTATCGAGGGAAGTGAGGCCCGCGGCCTGATGGACATGGGCGAGGCCGAGCGCCGGGAGGCCGCCCTGCACAGCCTGGCCCGCCTGTTCGGGGATGAGGCCCTGACCCCCACCGAGACCGTGCAGCGCGACTGGACCGCCGAACCCTTCAGCGGCGGCTGTTACGGCGCGCTGTTCGGCCCCGGCGTGTGGACCGGCCACGGCGAGGCGTTGCGCGCCCCGGTGGGCCGGATTCACTGGGCGGGCGCCGAAACCGCCCGGGTGTGGATGAACTACATGGACGGCGCGGTCGAGAGTGGGGAACGGGCGGCGGCCGAGGTGCTGGAGGGGCAGTAG
- the ttcA gene encoding tRNA 2-thiocytidine(32) synthetase TtcA: MTPHTTPPSPSADLSRLFRPVVRAAGQAITEYQMIEDGDRVMVCLSGGKDSYTLLDVLLHLQKRAPVRFDLVAVNLDQGQPGFPKHVLPDYLGALGVEHSILERDTHSVVQAKTRPGQTTCALCSRLRRGHLYAHARRLGATKIALGHHREDLLETLFMNMFFGARLKAMAPRLTSDDGSNVVIRPLAYVAEADIVRYANARAFPIIPCTLCGAQPNLQREVVGRMLADWEREHPGRLNNILRSLGRVTPSHLLDRDLFDFAGTGAGGDTAFDREDFAEREFLVELEGLPVLD, from the coding sequence ATGACGCCGCACACCACCCCTCCTTCCCCGTCTGCCGACCTCTCCCGCCTGTTCCGGCCAGTGGTGAGGGCCGCCGGACAGGCCATCACCGAGTACCAGATGATCGAGGACGGCGACCGCGTGATGGTCTGCCTGAGCGGCGGCAAGGACAGCTACACACTGCTGGATGTGCTGCTGCACCTGCAAAAGCGGGCGCCGGTGCGCTTTGATCTCGTGGCGGTCAACCTGGACCAGGGCCAGCCGGGGTTCCCCAAACACGTGCTGCCCGACTATCTGGGGGCTCTGGGCGTGGAGCACAGCATTCTGGAGCGCGACACCCACAGCGTGGTCCAGGCCAAGACCCGGCCCGGCCAGACCACCTGCGCGCTGTGCAGCCGCCTGCGCCGGGGCCACCTGTACGCGCACGCCCGGCGGCTGGGAGCCACGAAGATCGCGCTGGGCCACCACCGTGAGGACCTGCTGGAAACGCTGTTCATGAACATGTTCTTCGGCGCCCGGCTCAAGGCCATGGCCCCGCGCCTGACCAGCGACGACGGCAGCAACGTGGTGATTCGTCCGCTGGCCTACGTCGCCGAGGCAGACATCGTGCGTTACGCCAACGCCCGCGCCTTTCCGATCATTCCGTGCACACTGTGCGGCGCTCAGCCCAACCTCCAGCGCGAGGTGGTGGGCCGCATGCTCGCCGACTGGGAGCGTGAGCATCCAGGCCGCCTGAACAACATCCTGCGCTCGCTGGGCCGCGTGACCCCCAGTCACCTGCTGGACCGCGACCTCTTCGACTTCGCCGGGACCGGGGCGGGCGGAGACACGGCCTTTGATAGAGAGGACTTCGCGGAGCGGGAATTTCTGGTGGAGCTAGAAGGCCTGCCGGTGCTGGACTAG
- a CDS encoding CopZ family metallochaperone: protein MTNTMITELKVEGMTCGHCVKAVEQALRNVTGVHEVQVDLTEGKATVHGDADAGAMITAVAEEGYAARVAG from the coding sequence ATGACCAATACCATGATCACCGAACTGAAAGTCGAGGGCATGACCTGCGGGCACTGCGTGAAGGCCGTGGAGCAGGCCCTGAGGAATGTCACGGGGGTTCACGAGGTGCAGGTGGACCTCACGGAGGGCAAGGCTACCGTTCACGGCGACGCCGACGCCGGGGCCATGATCACGGCCGTGGCCGAGGAAGGCTACGCGGCCCGGGTTGCCGGTTGA
- a CDS encoding response regulator, translating into MIRICIVEDQTLVRQGLCSMLALAGDMTVVAEAENGEQALTTVPEARPDVLLLDYRMPRLDGLGVLRALGEQARTQGHAPVPTLILTTFDDEELLLSAVGLGARGYLLKDVSLPVLLQAIRTVAGGGRWLQPTLTDQLQRGLDEWRPGREEDLADSITLTGREQEVLRLMAGGFSNREIAGLITTTEGTIKGYVSNILSKMGVRDRTRAVLKAVECRLL; encoded by the coding sequence ATGATCCGGATCTGCATCGTTGAGGACCAGACCCTGGTGCGTCAGGGCCTGTGCAGCATGCTCGCCCTGGCCGGAGACATGACCGTGGTCGCGGAGGCCGAGAACGGCGAGCAGGCCCTGACGACTGTGCCGGAGGCCCGGCCAGACGTGCTGCTGCTGGATTACCGCATGCCCCGGCTGGACGGCCTGGGCGTGCTGCGGGCGCTGGGCGAGCAGGCGCGCACCCAGGGCCACGCGCCGGTGCCCACCCTGATCCTGACCACCTTCGACGACGAGGAACTGCTGCTCTCGGCGGTGGGGCTGGGCGCCCGGGGCTACCTGCTCAAGGACGTCTCCTTGCCCGTGCTGCTGCAGGCCATCCGCACCGTTGCGGGCGGGGGGCGCTGGCTTCAGCCGACCCTGACCGATCAGCTTCAGCGCGGCCTGGACGAGTGGCGGCCCGGGCGCGAGGAGGACCTGGCGGACTCCATTACCCTGACGGGCCGTGAACAGGAGGTTCTGCGCCTGATGGCAGGCGGATTCAGCAACCGGGAGATCGCCGGGCTGATCACCACCACCGAGGGCACCATCAAGGGCTACGTATCCAACATCCTGTCCAAGATGGGCGTCCGCGACCGCACCCGCGCCGTGCTGAAGGCCGTGGAGTGCCGCCTGCTGTAG
- a CDS encoding metal-sensitive transcriptional regulator, with product MPEDARRRASRRLSIARGHLDSIVRMLDDPEAYCVDVLRQIKAVQGALSGAGGVVLRGHLEAHVATSAGRGDTVELVEEVMEALRYR from the coding sequence ATGCCCGAGGACGCCCGCCGGCGGGCCAGCCGCCGCCTGAGCATCGCGCGCGGGCATCTGGACAGCATCGTGCGCATGCTGGACGATCCCGAGGCGTACTGCGTGGATGTGCTGCGGCAGATCAAGGCGGTGCAGGGAGCGCTCAGCGGCGCGGGTGGGGTGGTGCTGCGCGGTCACCTGGAGGCCCATGTGGCGACCTCCGCCGGGCGCGGCGACACCGTGGAACTGGTGGAAGAAGTGATGGAAGCGCTGCGCTACCGCTAA